The Sphingomonas sp. LY54 genome includes a region encoding these proteins:
- a CDS encoding MbcA/ParS/Xre antitoxin family protein, whose translation MENTARDAADILALVEPRFGSTERARHWFETEPLPGFGGRTAKQLVTAGRAGEVREFMAAIDAGIHS comes from the coding sequence GTGGAAAACACGGCCCGCGACGCAGCTGACATTCTGGCTCTGGTCGAACCACGGTTCGGGTCGACTGAGCGTGCCCGACATTGGTTCGAGACCGAACCGCTGCCAGGTTTCGGCGGGCGGACGGCGAAGCAGTTGGTCACGGCGGGACGAGCTGGAGAAGTTCGGGAATTCATGGCGGCCATCGACGCCGGTATCCACTCGTAA